The region CCAGCAGCACGCGGCCGTGCATGAAGTCGCCGCCCTGGCGGATCCAGTAGACCCCCTGCAGGACACCGCTGAGGAGGATGAACACCACCACCGCTTGCGGGCTCTGCACGGTGCGTGCCAGCCAGCCCGATCCGGTCGGGGCACGGCGGTTCCCGCGCGGGGTCCGGCCCCGCAGCAGCATCACCATCACCGCCAGACCGATCAGCAGCACCGCCGGCGCCCACAGCAGGTAGGGCTGATTGAAGTTCGCGAGGTAGACGAACCCCTCGTTCCACTTCGACCCCGACGCGTCCTTGGCCAGCGCGGTGCCGGGGAACAACAGCCCGTAGTAGCCCATCCGGAAGATCTGGTAGGCCACCGGCAGTGCGCCGCCCGCGACGACGATGGCCAGGCGACTGCGCCACCCCGACGCCGCGACCAGCATCATCACCAGCGCGAGGCCGCCGACGAGCGCCAGTTCCGGGCGCACCAGCACCGACAGTCCCGCGACGAAGGCGAGCACGACGTCGAAGGCCCGCGAGCGGCGCTGCCCGCGCAAGGACTGCGACCAGCACACCATCATCCACCACAGCAACCCGAGATAGGCCAGGGACAAACCGTTTTCGAGCCCCGAGGTGGCGAAGTCCCGGGCGGGCGGGATCGCGATGTAGACGAGCGCGCCGGCGGGCAGCAGGATCGCGCGTTTGCCCGTCAGCCCCGGCGCATAGAGCCGTGCGGTGCCGAGCATGACCAGCACCATGCCCGCCACACTCAGCGTCAGCGCCAGCACCAGCGCCACGTACTCGAGACGGGCCGAGCCGGCGACGAGTCCGCCGAGATAGATCAGGTAGGACCAGGCGGTGGACGTGTTGGCCTCGACGCGTTCGCCGGCGTTGAAGACCGGACCGTTGCCCGCCAACAGGTTTCGCACGGTCCGCAGCACGATCAAGCCGTCGTCGGCGATCCAGCGACGCTGCCAGGCGCCCCAGCCGAACAGCACGGCCACCAGCAGCACGCTCGCCCACAGGCTGATCCGCACCGACGCCTCGGACGGGAAGGCGGGCCAGCGGCGCACCCGCTCGGCGAGGGCAGCCGTCACCGGGCGGTCCGCCGCCGTGTCCACCGGGCGGCCCACCGCCGGAGCGGCGGGGCGCTCAACTGAGGAAGACTGCGGCACCGACTGTTCCGATCCACGCCACCGCGAGCAGCTGCAGCACCCGGTCCTTCAACGCGATCTCTTCAGGCTCACCGGCCAGGCCGCCGTCGACGTCGACGGCGTAGCGCAGGATCGCGACCACAAACGGCACGATGGTCACGGCGTACCACGAGGCGTGGGTGCGTGCGGCGTCGATCGCCTGGTTCGCGGCGCGTGCCACGGCGGCGATGTTGTCCCGCTCGAAGGCCCACAGTCCGTAGCACAGCACCAGCGCGGTGGCCGACAGCGTCCACACGAAGCGCAGATACGAACTGGTGTAGCTCTCCAGGGATTTGCGGATCTTGGCGCCGGTGCGCTCGGCCAGCTGCAGCTCGGCGTACCGCTTCCCGGCGGCCATGAACAGCGACCCGAACGCCATCATCAGCAGGAACCATTGCGACAGCGGCACGTCGGCCGCGACGCCGCCGGCGATCGCCCGGATCAGGAAGCCCGACGACACGATGCAGATGTCGATGACGGGCTGGTGTTTCAGGCCGAAGCAGTACGCCAGCTGGATGCCGATGTAGATGGCCATCACCACGGCGAGGTTGGGGGTGGCCAGCATCGAGATCGCCAGCGAGGCGACACCGAGCACCACCGCCAGCACGTAGGCCAGCCATTCCGGCACGACGCCGGCGGCGATCGGGCGGAACCGCTTGGTGGGATGCGCCCGGTCCGCTTCGACGTCGCGCGCGTCGTTGACCAGGTACACCGCCGACGCGGCGAGGCAGAACGCCACGAACGCGATGGCCACCTTGACCAGCACCTGGCGGTAGTCGTAGACGTAGCGTTCGTCGCCGAGCGCGGCCACCGGGGCGGCGAAGACCAGGACGTTCTTCACCCACTGCCGTGGCCGCATCGCCTTGACGATTCCGGCGACGAGGTTTCCGGGCGGTCCCGCGGCCGGCGATCCGGTCTGCTGACCGACCTGCGATGTGCTCATGCGGGTGCTCCTTTGACCCGGTCGGCCACCGTGTCCGTCAGCATGCCGACTCCTTTTGCGACGACCGCCCCGACCACCACACCGGTGAGCACGTCACTCGGGTAGTGCACCCCCAGGACCATGCGGGACGCCGCCATCGGCGGGACCAGCAGTGCGGGCAGCGGCAGGCCCGTGGGAGGGGCCAGCAGAACGGCTGCGGCGGTCGTCGACGTGGCGTGCGCGGACGGGAAACTCAACCGGCTCGGCGTGCCGACGTTGACTGCGATGGCCGGGTGGTGCGGGCGTTCGCGCCGTACGACGCGTTTGATCACGACCGCGCAGGCGTGGGCCACGAAGGCGCCGACGCCCGCGGCCAGGTAGGCCCGGCGCTGCTTGGGGAACAGCAGCGCGCCCAGTCCGGCGACGGCGAGCCAGCCCAGACTGTGTTCTCCGAAATGCGAGAGCCCCCGCGCGATCGGCAGCACCGCCGGCCGGCCGGCCAGCGTCGACTGCACGGCCACCAGCACGGCGTCCTCGCCGCGCGGGCCGTCAGCCATGCCCCGATCCTGCGCCCGCGTCCAGGAGCACGCTCTCCCACTTCTGCGTGCTCGTCAGCGTGGGCAATGTGTTGCGGTACACGCGGCGCATGCGGTTGAACTTGCGGGCGAGGCGGGCCTGACGCTTGAGCGATTCGCGCAGCAGCTCGAACATCTTCTCGCGATCACGCTGGCGGTACACCACACCGCGGCCGTCGGCGGTGGTCACCGTGACCCCGTCCACCCGGCACAGCGAGAACCACCGCGCGTCCTGGGTGGCGACGTTGACCTGCGGGCGCTCGTGGTGACGCGGATCGTGCGGCTTGAGCTGATGCACGACGCCGCGGCTCAGCCGCATCGAGATCGACAGCGGGTTGGTGGGGATCTCGACCTTCCTGCGCCAGCGCTTGTCCGACGGTGGCGGCAGCGCGGTGGCACTCGGCAGCACCACCGCGTCGGGATACTCCTGACGCATCTTGCGCACGTCGGGCAGCGCGGACTCGAGGATCGAGAAGATGTGCTCGGGCCCGGCCAGGAAGTCGTCCATCGCCTTGTTCTGGATCGCGACGGTCGAATACTCCAGGCACAGAAGGTGTTTGAGGGTGGCCTTGAGATGGCTGGCCAGCAGCCCGCGGACATTGCCGTCCCAGTGCAGGGCGGCCACGACCAGCCGGTTGCGCAGGTGGAAGTAGGCCTGCCAGTCGATCGCGTCGTCCTTGTCGCTCCACGCCATGTGCCAGATCGCCGCACCCGGGAGTGTGACGGTCGGGTAGCCGTGCTCGCCGGCGCGCAGACCGTAATCCGCGTCGTCCCACTTGATGAACAACGGCAGCGGCTGGCCCAACTCCTCGGCGACCTGCCGCGGGATCATGCACATCCACCAGCCGTTGTAGTCGACGTCGATGCGGCGGTGCAGCAACCGGCTGCGGTACTCCTCCTCGTCGTTGAGCGGGTACTTCGCGAAGTTGTGGTCGTACTCGGTGTTGACCGCGCCGGTCCACATGAAGTTCTCGGAGTCGACCATCTCACCCATCACGTGCAGGTGTGAGGGCTCCTGCAGGTTGAGCATCTGACCGCCGACGAGGGTCGGCACCTTCGCGAAGCGGTTCAGCGCGAGGGCGCGCAGGATCGAATCCGGCTCGATGCGGATGTCGTCGTCCATGAACAGGATCTGTTCGCAGTCGGTGTTCTTCAGCGCCTCGTACATCACCCGGCTGTAACCGCCGGACCCGCCCAGATTGGGCTGGTTGTGCACCGAGAGCCGGTTGCCCAGCGCAGCGGCGGCCGCCGCGAACCCGGGATGGTCCTTGGCCTTGCTGGTGCCCTGGTCGGAGACGATCACCGCGCTGATCACCTCGTCGACGGACGGGTCCGACGTCAGCGCGGCCAGGGCGTTGACGCAGTCCGACGGCCGGTTGAACGTCGGGATGCCGACGGCGACGTTGGCGCGGCCGGGTGCCTCGACCGGTGCGTACCACCCCGCGTGGTGCAACGTCGACTTGGCGTCGGTGGTGATGTCGAACCAGATCCAGCCGCCGTCCTCGAAGGGGGACAGGTCGATCTCGAACTCCACGACCCCCGGCTCGGCGTCGGTGCTGGTGACCCCCGAGCCGCCGACGGTGATGCGGGCCCCGGTCGCCTTGGACCGGTAGACGTCGACGCGGGCGCTGCCCGACAGCTCGACGCGCAGCACGACCGACTCGAGAATCGACCAGCGCCGCCAGTAGCTGGCCGGGAACGCGTTGAAGTAGGTGGCGAACGACACCTCGGACTCCGCACCGATCTCCAGCGTGGTGCGCGTCGGCGCATGCGCCCGCCGGGCGTTGGTCTCGGATTCCTCTATATAGAGCTTGCGGACGTCGAGCGGCTCGCCGGGGCGCGGCAGGATGACGCGGGCCAGCGGGCTGACCGCCCGTGACTGCCCGGCATCGAGCGCGCCGGACGGGATGTCACTCACGGTGCCTCAACTTTCATCAGGTGGTGCTTTCTGTGTCGGGCTCGGCCAGCGGCGCACCGTCGCGCAGATGGGGCGCGATCGTGTTGTCGTACATGTTCAGCGCGCTGGCGATCGCCATGTGCATGTCGAGGTACTGGTAGGTGCCGAGGCGGCCACCGAAGAGCACCCTCTCCGCCACCGTCTCCGCCTTGGCCCGTGCCCGGTAGGCGGCGAGCACCGCGCGGTCGGCGTCGGTGTTGATCGGATAGTAGGGCTCGTCGTCGTTCTCGGCGAAACGCGAGAACTCCCGCATGATCACGGTCTTGTCCGTCGGGTAGCTCCGCTCCGGGTGGAAGTGGCGGAACTCGTGGATCCGGGTGTAGGGCACGTCGGCGTCGTTGTAGTTCATCACGGGTGTGCCCTGGAAATCCCCGGTCGGCAGGACCTCGAGCTCGAAGTCCAGCGTCCGCCAGCCGAGGCGCCCCTCGGCGTAGTCGAAGTAGCGGTCGAGCGGGCCGGTGTACACCACCGGAGCGGCCGGGTTGGCGGCCCGCAGTTGCGCGCCGACGTCGAACCAGTCGGTGTCGAGGCGCACCTCGATGCGGTCGTCGGCGGCCATGTTCTGCAGCCACGCGGTGTACCCGTCGACCGGCAGGCCCTCGTAGGTGTCGTTGAAGTACCGGTTGTCGAACGTGTAGCGCACCGGGAGCCGGTTGATGGTGGAGGCCGGCAGTTCCTTCGGGTCGGTCTGCCACTGCTTGGCGGTGTAGCCCTTGACGAACGCCTCGTACAGCGGCCGGCCGATCAGCGAGATCGCCTTCTCCTCGAGGTTCTGTGCGTCGGCGGTGTCGATCTCGGCGGCCTGTTCGGAGATCAGCGCGCGCGCCTCGTCGGGGGTGAAGTAGCGCCCGAAGAACTGACTGACCAGGCCCAGCCCCATCGGGAACTGGTAGGCCTGCCCGTTGTACAGCGCGAAGACGCGGTGCTGGTAGCCGGTGAAGTCGGTGAACCGGCGGACGTAGTCCCACACCCGCTGATTGCTGGTGTGGAACAGGTGCGCGCCGTAGCGGTGCACCTCGATGCCGGTCTCGGGTTCGGGCTCGGAGTACGCGTTGCCGCCCAGGTGCGCGCGCCGCTCGAGAACGAGGACCCGCTTGTCCAGCTCCGTGGCCACCCGCTCGGCGATCGTCAGGCCGAAGAACCCCGAGCCGACGACGATCAGGTCGAATTCGTCGGTGGGCTGCGGATCAGGAGAGCTCATCGGCAGCAAGGGTATCCGACCGAGAGGTGCGCTCCCGAGTTGGCGCAGCGGCGCAGGTCGCAATTAGCTCACGATTCCATATCGTCACTCTGACCTCACTAGTCACATCAGTAACATCGACTGCGTACGACGATTCACCGCCCTAGTACAGGTAGCCGCACAGCATGCGCGGCCAAGCCGAGAATTTCGTCCATGTATTGAGGAGACTTCCGTGCCGAACCGACGTCGACGCCGGCTCTCGACAGCCTTGAGCACAGTCGCCGCTCTGGCAGTCGCGAGTCCAGTTGCAGTTCTAGCCGTGTCCGAGTTGTCGGGCCCCGCGCCGCAGGGTCCGCAGCATCGCGAGTTCAAGCAGGCCGCCACCATCACCGACCTGCCCGGCGAGCTGATGTCCGCCCTCTCGCAGGGCCTCTCGCAGTTCGGCATCAACCTGCCGCCGCTGCCGACGGGCCTGCTGGGCGGGACGGGCGCGACCTCGCCCGCCACCGTGACGCCCGGCCTGGGCACCGGGCTCGGATCAGGCCTGGGCACCGGTCTGGGTGCGCCGACCCTGACCGACCCCGGCCTGGCCAACCCGGCGCTGACGAATCCCGGACTGACCAGCCCGACCGGCGCGGCCCCGTCGGCGGCGCCGGGGTTGACCACGCCGGCGCTGACCGATCCCGCGCTGGCCTCCCCCGGCCTGACGACGCCGGGCCTGTCCACGCCGAGTCTCACCACGCCGGGCCTCACCACGCCGGCGGCGAACTCGACGCTGACGGCTCCCGGCCTGTCCACGCCGCCCGCGCTGACCGATCCCGCGCTGGGCGCGGCGTCGATCTTGCCCGCGGGTCTCGGCGCCGGCGAGGTCCCGATCTCGGCACCCGTCGGCGGGGACCCGGCGCTGGGCGTCGGGTACCCGATCCTCGGCGATCCGTCGCTGGCCGCCACCCAGCCGGTCGCGGCGGCACCCAGCGGCGGGCTGCTCGGGGACCTGTCCAGCGCGGCCAATCAGCTCGGGGCGGGCGAGGCGATCGACCTGCTCAAAGGCGTGCTGATGCCCGCGATCATGTCGGCGGTCAAGCCGCCGGTCGTGCCTCCCCCCGCGGCCGCGGCAGCACCGGCCCTCGGAGCGGCCGAGGCCGCCGCTCCGGCCGCCCAAGCCGCCGTCGGAGCGGCGGAGGCCGGCGCCTGAGCCCGCGCGGGCACTCAAGTCCTGTCACCGAACGGCACCGCAGAAGCGCTCCGAAACGCTCTGCGGTGCCGTTGCAGGTGCCCGTCCCCGGGCGTGTCGAAACACTTGCATCACCCGGCACATACGTAACATCAGTCCGTGCTGTACCGGCGTCAAGCACCATCGATCCTGTTCACCGCGCTCGCGGCGACCGTGGTGCTGCTTCCCTGGGCCATCACCGGCGCGCCGGGCGAAAGAAAACCTGAGACACGGTCCGCCCCGACAGTGGTCGAGGAACCCCTCGGCGGCCTGGGCGGCGGCGAGACCATCCGCGAGATCCATCGGGACACGCCGTTCGCGCTCGTCGCAGTGACCGCGGCGGACCTGCGCGGAACGACGGCGCGCGTGCGCGCGAGGAAGGCCGACGGTTCCTGGGGCCCCTGGTATGACACCGAGAAGCTCGAGGGTGTCGGCCCGGAGTCCGGCGGACCCCGCGGCACCGAGCCCGTCTTCGTCGGCCGCACCAAAACCGTGCAGATCGCCGTCACGCGTCCGGCGGGTGCACCGGCGACCCCGCCGGCGCCGGCAGCCGCGCCCAAGGGCGGGCTCGGATACGTTCCGGCCACCACCGAGCAGCCGTTCGGGGAGAACATCAACGCCGTGTTGATCAGCCCCCCGCAGGCGCCCGCGGACCTGGCGCCGCTGCCGAGTGCGGCCACCCCGCCGGGCCAGCCGCCGCGCGTCATCACCCGCGCCGAGTGGGGCGCCGACGAGGCCATGCGGTGCGGACCGCCCAAGTACAACGAGAGAATCCAAGCCGGCATCGTGCACCACACCGCCGGCAGCAACGACTACGCACCGGAAGACTCCGCGGGCATCGTCCGGTCGATCTACGAGTACCACGCCCGCACGCTGGGCTGGTGCGACATCGCCTACAACGCGCTGGTGGACAAGTACGGCCAGGTCTTCGAAGGCCGCGCGGGCGGCATAAACCGGCCGGTTCAGGGCTCGCACACCGGGGGCTTCAACCACAACACCTGGGGCGTCGCGATGATCGGCGACTTCGAGACCGTGCCGCCCACACCGATCCAGATCCGCACCACCGGAAGACTTCTCGGCTGGGTACTGGGCCAAGCCGGGGTCAATCCCCTCGGCACGGTCGTGCTGCCGTCCGAGGGAGGGCCGTTCACCAAGATCCCGTTCGGGGCCTCACCCACCCTCCCGGCGATCTTCACGCACCGCGACGTCGGCAACACCGAGTGCCCCGGCAACGCCGCCTATGCGGCGATGGGCCAGATCCGCGATATCGCAGCGCGATTCAACGACCCGCTGGGTCCCCAGGACCTGATCGAGCAGTTGCGCGGCGGCGCGATCCTGGCGAAGTGGGAGGCCCTCGGCGGAATGAAGAGCTACCTGGGCAGGCCGACGTCGCCGGAGGCCTCCGGTGAGGACAAGGCCCGCTACGTCACCTTCGAGCACGGCGCCGTGTACTGGTCGCCGGTCAGCGACGCCGAGCCCATCACCGGGGAGATCTACAAGGCCTGGGGTGCACTGGGTTTCGAACGCGGCGCACTGGGCCTGCCGACCAGCTCCGAGATCTCCGAGCCGCTGTGGATCAAGCAGAACTTCCAGCACGGCACGCTCAACTTCGACCGCGAGAAAGGCACTGTGACCCGCGTCATCGACGGCGTTCCGGTCGAACTGCCCCGCGACACGAACGAACCCACGCCGGTGCAGCTGGAGCGGTTCACCCCGCCCATCAACCCGGCCTGACGGTCAGTCCCGCCACCACCGCTCGAGCACCCGCGCGACGCCGTCCTCGGCGTTCGTCGCGGTCACCTCGTCGGCCGCGGCCAGCGCGTCGGGGTGCGCGTTGCCCATCGCCACACCGAGCCCGGCCCAGTCCAGCATCGGCACATCGTTGGGCATGTCGCCGAACGTCACGATGTTCGCGGCGTCGATGTCGAGCGGCCGGGCCAGCTCCTCGATGCCGGTGGCCTTGCTGATGCCCAGCGGCACGATCTCGATCAAGCCGTTGTTGGTCGAGTACGTGATGTCGCCCTCGATGCCGATGTGGCGCGCCAGCGCGGCGGCCATGTCGGCGCTGCGCGCCCCGGCCTTGCGGATCAGCAGCTTGACCGCGGGTGCGCCGAGCAGGTCCTCGACCGAGACCTCGGTGTTGTCGGGGTTCAGCCAGGCGTGCTCGTAGCCCGGGGAGCTGACGAACTGCGGCGTGGCGGCGTCGTGCGCGCTGCGGCCCACCCGTTCGACGGCCAGCCCGGCTCCCGGGATCACGCGGGCGGCGATCTCGGCCAGTTCGCCGAGCACGTCGGAGGACAGCGTGCGCGCCGAGACGATGCGATCGGCGGCCGGGTCGTAGATCACCGCGCCGTTGGCGCACACCGCCATCGGCGCGAAGCCCAGCTGCTCGACGACCGGGGTGATCCACCGCGGGGGCCTGCCGGTGGCCAGCACGAACTGGGTGCCGGCGTCGACCGCGGCGCGGATGGCGGCCCGGGTGCGGGGGCTGACGTCCTCGTCGTCGTCGAGCAGGGTGCCGTCCACATCGGTGGCGATCAGCTCGGGCGTCATCGGCGCTCGGCCCGCTTGCGGGCCCGTTCGGCCAGTTCGGCCTCGTCGAGGAGTTTGGCCTCGGCCGGAGTGGGAGCACTGCCGCCCAGCCGCCGGGGCACCCAGAAGGCGCCGGGTGGGCGGGGATAGCGGGTCTGAACGTCCTGCAGCAGGTGCGTCATCGACGCCCGCATGCGCGAGTCGAGGTCATCGAGACTCCCTTCAGGAGCGATGGGCGCCCCCACCGAGACGGTGATCGGCACCTTGCCGCCCAGCGCCCGGGGATGGTCCTTGGTCCACAGGCGCTGAGCTCCCCAGACGATCAGGGGCAGGATCGGTACGCCGGCCTCCGACGCCATCCGCACCGCTCCGCTCTTGAATTCCTTGAGTTCGAAGCTGCGGCTGATGGTGGCCTCCGGGTACACACCGACGAGTTCGCCACCTCGCAGCGAATCCACGGCGGCGGCGAAGGCGCCTGCGCCGGCCTTGCGATCCACCGGGATCGTCTTGGTGTGCTTGATCAGGAAGCGGACGAACATCACCTCGTTCATCTCGGCCTTGATCATGAACCGCATCCGGCGTTTGCGGTGTTTGAGAGCCAGGGCCGCGGGCAGCCAGTCGACGTAGCTGGTGTGGTTGATGGCGACGACGCCGCCACCGGCGGTGGGAATGTGCTCCAGCCCGTGGAACGTGAGCCGCGTTCCGGTGGCCTTGACCGCGGTCGTCGCCGCGATCTCGAGCGAGCGGAAGACCGGTTCCATGCGGTTACCCCGGCGCCTCGAGGGAGCCGGGGTCGACGTCCGGCGGGGCCGCGCGGCGCGCCGCCTTGGCGGCCGCCTCCTCCGCGTCCATCCGGTTGGCC is a window of Mycolicibacterium chubuense NBB4 DNA encoding:
- the zomB gene encoding flagellar motor control protein ZomB, with product MTAALAERVRRWPAFPSEASVRISLWASVLLVAVLFGWGAWQRRWIADDGLIVLRTVRNLLAGNGPVFNAGERVEANTSTAWSYLIYLGGLVAGSARLEYVALVLALTLSVAGMVLVMLGTARLYAPGLTGKRAILLPAGALVYIAIPPARDFATSGLENGLSLAYLGLLWWMMVCWSQSLRGQRRSRAFDVVLAFVAGLSVLVRPELALVGGLALVMMLVAASGWRSRLAIVVAGGALPVAYQIFRMGYYGLLFPGTALAKDASGSKWNEGFVYLANFNQPYLLWAPAVLLIGLAVMVMLLRGRTPRGNRRAPTGSGWLARTVQSPQAVVVFILLSGVLQGVYWIRQGGDFMHGRVLLAPVFLLLAPVSVVPLMFPDAARMARGAGYLYAGATAVLWLAVAGWALWAANSPGMGADATRVTYSGIVDERRFYSQATGHAHPLTAADYLDYPRMRAVLTAIANTPDGALLLPAGNYDMWDVVPAIPPPPEVRAAAGGHYIGPHTVFFTNLGMLGMNVGLDVRVIDQIGLANPLAAHTARIEDGRIGHDKNLFPDWAVAEGPFLKKRPWIPTYLDEDWIREAQAALKCPETESMLTAIREPMTPRRFLSNFFHAAQYTRYRIDRVPLYELARCGLPVPERVNPPYTGMPATGP
- a CDS encoding decaprenyl-phosphate phosphoribosyltransferase, with amino-acid sequence MSTSQVGQQTGSPAAGPPGNLVAGIVKAMRPRQWVKNVLVFAAPVAALGDERYVYDYRQVLVKVAIAFVAFCLAASAVYLVNDARDVEADRAHPTKRFRPIAAGVVPEWLAYVLAVVLGVASLAISMLATPNLAVVMAIYIGIQLAYCFGLKHQPVIDICIVSSGFLIRAIAGGVAADVPLSQWFLLMMAFGSLFMAAGKRYAELQLAERTGAKIRKSLESYTSSYLRFVWTLSATALVLCYGLWAFERDNIAAVARAANQAIDAARTHASWYAVTIVPFVVAILRYAVDVDGGLAGEPEEIALKDRVLQLLAVAWIGTVGAAVFLS
- a CDS encoding phosphatase PAP2 family protein — its product is MADGPRGEDAVLVAVQSTLAGRPAVLPIARGLSHFGEHSLGWLAVAGLGALLFPKQRRAYLAAGVGAFVAHACAVVIKRVVRRERPHHPAIAVNVGTPSRLSFPSAHATSTTAAAVLLAPPTGLPLPALLVPPMAASRMVLGVHYPSDVLTGVVVGAVVAKGVGMLTDTVADRVKGAPA
- a CDS encoding glycosyltransferase, with product MSDIPSGALDAGQSRAVSPLARVILPRPGEPLDVRKLYIEESETNARRAHAPTRTTLEIGAESEVSFATYFNAFPASYWRRWSILESVVLRVELSGSARVDVYRSKATGARITVGGSGVTSTDAEPGVVEFEIDLSPFEDGGWIWFDITTDAKSTLHHAGWYAPVEAPGRANVAVGIPTFNRPSDCVNALAALTSDPSVDEVISAVIVSDQGTSKAKDHPGFAAAAAALGNRLSVHNQPNLGGSGGYSRVMYEALKNTDCEQILFMDDDIRIEPDSILRALALNRFAKVPTLVGGQMLNLQEPSHLHVMGEMVDSENFMWTGAVNTEYDHNFAKYPLNDEEEYRSRLLHRRIDVDYNGWWMCMIPRQVAEELGQPLPLFIKWDDADYGLRAGEHGYPTVTLPGAAIWHMAWSDKDDAIDWQAYFHLRNRLVVAALHWDGNVRGLLASHLKATLKHLLCLEYSTVAIQNKAMDDFLAGPEHIFSILESALPDVRKMRQEYPDAVVLPSATALPPPSDKRWRRKVEIPTNPLSISMRLSRGVVHQLKPHDPRHHERPQVNVATQDARWFSLCRVDGVTVTTADGRGVVYRQRDREKMFELLRESLKRQARLARKFNRMRRVYRNTLPTLTSTQKWESVLLDAGAGSGHG
- the glf gene encoding UDP-galactopyranose mutase; this translates as MSSPDPQPTDEFDLIVVGSGFFGLTIAERVATELDKRVLVLERRAHLGGNAYSEPEPETGIEVHRYGAHLFHTSNQRVWDYVRRFTDFTGYQHRVFALYNGQAYQFPMGLGLVSQFFGRYFTPDEARALISEQAAEIDTADAQNLEEKAISLIGRPLYEAFVKGYTAKQWQTDPKELPASTINRLPVRYTFDNRYFNDTYEGLPVDGYTAWLQNMAADDRIEVRLDTDWFDVGAQLRAANPAAPVVYTGPLDRYFDYAEGRLGWRTLDFELEVLPTGDFQGTPVMNYNDADVPYTRIHEFRHFHPERSYPTDKTVIMREFSRFAENDDEPYYPINTDADRAVLAAYRARAKAETVAERVLFGGRLGTYQYLDMHMAIASALNMYDNTIAPHLRDGAPLAEPDTESTT
- a CDS encoding N-acetylmuramoyl-L-alanine amidase; translation: MLYRRQAPSILFTALAATVVLLPWAITGAPGERKPETRSAPTVVEEPLGGLGGGETIREIHRDTPFALVAVTAADLRGTTARVRARKADGSWGPWYDTEKLEGVGPESGGPRGTEPVFVGRTKTVQIAVTRPAGAPATPPAPAAAPKGGLGYVPATTEQPFGENINAVLISPPQAPADLAPLPSAATPPGQPPRVITRAEWGADEAMRCGPPKYNERIQAGIVHHTAGSNDYAPEDSAGIVRSIYEYHARTLGWCDIAYNALVDKYGQVFEGRAGGINRPVQGSHTGGFNHNTWGVAMIGDFETVPPTPIQIRTTGRLLGWVLGQAGVNPLGTVVLPSEGGPFTKIPFGASPTLPAIFTHRDVGNTECPGNAAYAAMGQIRDIAARFNDPLGPQDLIEQLRGGAILAKWEALGGMKSYLGRPTSPEASGEDKARYVTFEHGAVYWSPVSDAEPITGEIYKAWGALGFERGALGLPTSSEISEPLWIKQNFQHGTLNFDREKGTVTRVIDGVPVELPRDTNEPTPVQLERFTPPINPA
- a CDS encoding Cof-type HAD-IIB family hydrolase, with amino-acid sequence MTPELIATDVDGTLLDDDEDVSPRTRAAIRAAVDAGTQFVLATGRPPRWITPVVEQLGFAPMAVCANGAVIYDPAADRIVSARTLSSDVLGELAEIAARVIPGAGLAVERVGRSAHDAATPQFVSSPGYEHAWLNPDNTEVSVEDLLGAPAVKLLIRKAGARSADMAAALARHIGIEGDITYSTNNGLIEIVPLGISKATGIEELARPLDIDAANIVTFGDMPNDVPMLDWAGLGVAMGNAHPDALAAADEVTATNAEDGVARVLERWWRD
- a CDS encoding lysophospholipid acyltransferase family protein, whose product is MEPVFRSLEIAATTAVKATGTRLTFHGLEHIPTAGGGVVAINHTSYVDWLPAALALKHRKRRMRFMIKAEMNEVMFVRFLIKHTKTIPVDRKAGAGAFAAAVDSLRGGELVGVYPEATISRSFELKEFKSGAVRMASEAGVPILPLIVWGAQRLWTKDHPRALGGKVPITVSVGAPIAPEGSLDDLDSRMRASMTHLLQDVQTRYPRPPGAFWVPRRLGGSAPTPAEAKLLDEAELAERARKRAERR